The following coding sequences are from one Streptomyces sp. NBC_01485 window:
- the hpf gene encoding ribosome hibernation-promoting factor, HPF/YfiA family encodes MDIVVKGRKTEVPERFRKHVAEKLNLEKIQKLDGKVISLDVEVSKEPNPRQADRCDRVEITLRSRGPVIRAEAAANDPYAALDLAAEKLDAQLRKQHDKRYTRRGARRLSAAEVPDHVQGVATLNGNGHPVQADESHSVPTKRIGSLEVQGDGPLVVREKTHVAAPMTLDQALYEMELVGHDFYLFVDSETKQPSVVYRRHAYDYGVIYLDTDPMVAQAHSPEAGGALGG; translated from the coding sequence GTGGACATCGTCGTCAAGGGCCGCAAGACCGAAGTGCCCGAGCGGTTCCGCAAGCACGTGGCCGAGAAGCTGAACCTGGAGAAGATCCAGAAGCTCGACGGCAAGGTGATCAGCCTCGACGTCGAGGTCTCCAAGGAGCCCAACCCGCGACAGGCCGACCGATGCGACCGGGTGGAGATCACGCTCCGGTCCCGCGGTCCGGTGATCCGGGCGGAGGCGGCGGCCAACGACCCGTACGCGGCACTCGACCTGGCGGCGGAGAAGCTCGACGCCCAGCTGCGCAAGCAGCACGACAAGCGATACACGCGCCGCGGGGCCCGCAGGCTCTCCGCGGCAGAGGTTCCCGACCACGTCCAGGGTGTGGCGACGCTCAACGGCAACGGTCATCCCGTCCAGGCCGACGAGTCGCACAGTGTGCCGACCAAGAGGATCGGCTCGCTGGAGGTGCAGGGCGACGGCCCCCTCGTGGTCCGCGAGAAGACGCACGTGGCCGCTCCGATGACCCTCGACCAGGCCCTCTACGAGATGGAACTGGTCGGACACGACTTCTACCTGTTCGTCGACTCCGAGACGAAGCAGCCGAGCGTCGTCTACCGGCGTCACGCCTACGACTACGGCGTGATCTACCTCGACACCGACCCGATGGTGGCCCAGGCGCACTCCCCCGAGGCGGGCGGCGCGCTGGGCGGCTGA
- a CDS encoding ComF family protein, with amino-acid sequence MEGARKWWQELAGLVLPAECGGCGSTRTVLCPQCRAALSGTEPFRVRPAPPPPGLPAVHAAARYADEVRAVLLAHKERGALTLARPLGAALAGAVRVGVREGWEGVGVGVGEGPQPPGEVLLVPVPSARAAVRARGHDPARRIALAAAGELRRAGMPVRVAAVLRQRRAVADQAGLDSRQRLDNLVGALAVVPGGARLLLRGGAVVLVDDLVTTGASLAEAARAVREATAAATTATSEGEQMGQMAEPERALSGEGASAVYVGVTRERRQVKPFGAREAGGAGAGDVLCAAVVAASPDSFEINRN; translated from the coding sequence GTGGAAGGCGCTCGCAAGTGGTGGCAGGAGCTCGCCGGCCTGGTGCTGCCCGCCGAGTGCGGGGGCTGCGGAAGCACACGTACGGTGCTCTGCCCGCAGTGCCGTGCAGCGCTGAGCGGGACCGAGCCGTTCCGGGTGCGGCCGGCGCCGCCACCACCGGGGCTGCCCGCCGTGCACGCGGCGGCCCGGTACGCGGACGAAGTCCGGGCAGTGCTGCTGGCCCACAAGGAACGCGGCGCGCTGACGCTGGCGCGACCGCTGGGCGCGGCGTTGGCGGGGGCTGTGCGGGTGGGGGTGAGGGAGGGGTGGGAGGGGGTGGGGGTGGGGGTGGGGGAGGGGCCCCAGCCCCCCGGAGAAGTACTCCTCGTCCCCGTCCCCTCCGCCCGTGCCGCCGTGCGGGCCCGTGGCCATGATCCGGCGCGGCGGATCGCGCTCGCGGCGGCCGGTGAGCTGCGGCGGGCCGGGATGCCGGTGCGGGTGGCAGCGGTGTTGCGGCAGCGGCGGGCCGTGGCCGACCAGGCGGGGCTCGACTCGCGCCAGCGGCTGGACAACCTGGTGGGCGCCTTGGCGGTGGTGCCCGGGGGCGCGCGGCTGCTGCTGCGCGGTGGTGCGGTGGTGCTCGTCGACGACCTGGTCACGACGGGCGCATCGCTCGCGGAGGCGGCGCGCGCGGTGCGGGAGGCGACGGCGGCGGCGACGACGGCGACGTCGGAAGGGGAACAGATGGGGCAGATGGCGGAGCCGGAGCGCGCGTTGAGTGGGGAAGGTGCGTCGGCCGTGTACGTGGGTGTCACCAGGGAACGCAGACAGGTGAAGCCGTTCGGAGCAAGGGAGGCAGGCGGTGCCGGTGCCGGTGACGTGCTCTGCGCGGCCGTGGTCGCGGCCTCGCCGGACTCTTTCGAAATAAACCGGAACTGA
- a CDS encoding YciI family protein translates to MAKYLLLKHYRGAPAAVNDVPMDQWTPQEISAHVQYMNDFAARLEKTGEFVDSQALAPGGTFVRYDGEGRPPVTDGPFAETKDVIAGWMVIDVDSYERAVELAGELSAAPGAGGEPIHEWLELRPFLGVHHTVTE, encoded by the coding sequence ATGGCCAAGTATTTGCTGCTCAAGCACTACCGCGGCGCCCCGGCTGCGGTAAACGACGTGCCGATGGACCAGTGGACGCCGCAGGAGATCTCGGCGCACGTGCAGTACATGAACGACTTCGCGGCCCGGCTGGAGAAGACCGGCGAGTTCGTCGACAGCCAGGCCCTCGCACCCGGGGGGACGTTCGTCCGCTACGACGGCGAGGGGCGCCCGCCGGTCACCGACGGCCCGTTCGCCGAGACCAAGGACGTCATCGCCGGCTGGATGGTGATCGACGTCGACAGTTACGAGCGCGCCGTGGAGCTGGCCGGTGAGCTGTCGGCCGCCCCCGGAGCGGGTGGCGAGCCGATCCACGAGTGGCTGGAGCTGCGCCCGTTCCTGGGCGTGCACCACACCGTCACGGAGTGA
- a CDS encoding RNA polymerase sigma factor, protein MNEVLLRSLTPSVLGILVRRGADFAAAEDAVQEALIEAVRGWPADPPRDAKGWLVTVAWRKFLDATRADTARRRREDLVDEEPAPGPAPAVDDTLQLYFLCAHPSLTPSSAVALTLRAVGGLTTRQIAQAYLVPEATMAQRISRAKRTVSGVRFDRPGDVATVLRVLYLVFNEGYSGDVDLAAEAIRLTRQLAAAIDHPEVAGLLALMLLHHARRATRTAPDGSLVPLAEQDRGRWDTASIAEGVSILQAALARDRLGEFQAQAAVAALHADAPTAEETDWVQIVEWYDELVRLTDSPVVRLNRAVAVGEADGPRAGLAALAALDDALPRHTAVAAYLHERDGDLATAARLYAEAARKAPTLAERDHLTRQAARLNTRRRH, encoded by the coding sequence GTGAACGAGGTCCTGCTGAGGAGCCTCACCCCGAGTGTGCTCGGGATCCTCGTCCGCCGCGGAGCCGACTTCGCGGCGGCCGAGGACGCCGTACAGGAGGCGCTCATCGAGGCGGTCCGCGGCTGGCCGGCCGACCCGCCGCGGGATGCGAAGGGCTGGCTGGTCACCGTGGCCTGGCGCAAGTTCCTCGACGCGACCCGGGCGGACACCGCCCGCCGTAGGCGCGAGGACCTGGTCGACGAGGAGCCGGCGCCGGGCCCCGCACCCGCGGTGGACGACACGCTCCAGCTCTACTTCCTGTGCGCCCACCCGTCGCTGACGCCGTCGTCGGCGGTCGCGCTCACGCTGCGCGCCGTCGGCGGGCTCACCACCCGCCAGATCGCACAGGCCTACCTGGTGCCCGAGGCGACCATGGCGCAGCGCATCAGCCGGGCCAAGCGCACCGTCTCCGGTGTGCGCTTCGACCGGCCCGGTGACGTGGCCACCGTGCTGCGCGTCCTCTACCTGGTCTTCAACGAGGGCTATTCGGGTGACGTCGATCTCGCCGCCGAGGCCATCCGGCTCACCCGGCAGCTCGCGGCCGCGATCGACCACCCGGAGGTGGCGGGGCTGCTCGCCCTCATGCTGCTCCACCACGCCCGGCGGGCCACCCGGACCGCGCCCGACGGCAGCCTGGTGCCGCTCGCCGAGCAGGACCGCGGCCGGTGGGACACCGCGTCGATCGCCGAGGGCGTCTCGATCCTCCAAGCCGCCCTCGCCCGCGACCGGCTGGGCGAGTTCCAGGCCCAGGCCGCCGTCGCCGCCCTCCACGCCGACGCGCCCACCGCCGAGGAGACCGACTGGGTGCAGATCGTCGAGTGGTACGACGAGCTCGTGCGCCTGACCGACAGCCCGGTCGTCCGGCTCAACCGCGCGGTGGCGGTCGGCGAGGCCGACGGACCGCGTGCCGGCCTCGCCGCGCTCGCGGCGCTGGACGACGCTCTGCCCCGCCACACCGCGGTGGCGGCATACCTCCACGAGCGCGACGGCGACCTGGCGACGGCGGCACGGCTGTACGCCGAGGCGGCCCGAAAGGCCCCCACCCTCGCCGAACGCGACCACCTGACCCGCCAGGCCGCCCGCCTCAACACCCGCCGACGTCACTGA
- a CDS encoding LpqB family beta-propeller domain-containing protein, with protein MGGERRAGTTRRTPERTVAYAACGVVLLAGCASMPDSGDLRGVESTPRQDTQVRVFAMPPRDDAPPQEIVQGFLEALTSDDPGYATARQYLATKTAQKWQPERSTTVLADGPATETVPAGSREDGDDYSYVLTGTKVATVDAQQSYSPASGNYGQTVHLTRDKKTRQWRIDALPSGVVMGKSDFQRNYVSVNKYYFASNTTADGSGQPMAVADPVYVRERVDPMTQMVRSVLTGPTSWLRHVVRSSFPTGTALPKGVTSLTPDDQNKLTVPLNDKAAHIGQSKCDEMAAQLLFSLQSLTPTIDEIALRAGGTQLCALTEDRAAAVAARGSESNPGYLYFIDGQHRLVRMTSGSGNTRAEPVPGALGDGAKALRSVAVARDEHSAAGVALDGKALYVTSTVTGSSIGDPVLQSKGKTETDRLTTPSWDAQGDLWVADRDPDDPRLLLLAKGGGQPLEVLTPGLDGRINAVRVAADGVRIALVVDKGGRQSLLIGRIERGERGEQGERGPGSGAQASAQVSVQELRSATPELEQVRTMSWAGDSRLVVVGREAGGVEQAQYVQCDGSIPEAGTLPGLTEVTSIAASEDSDTPLFATSKDGLLWLPGGSGWRTLKETASVAFYPG; from the coding sequence GTGGGCGGTGAACGGCGCGCGGGGACAACCCGGCGCACGCCGGAGCGCACGGTGGCGTACGCCGCCTGTGGCGTCGTACTGCTGGCGGGGTGCGCCTCGATGCCCGACAGCGGAGACCTGCGCGGCGTCGAATCCACCCCGCGCCAGGACACCCAGGTACGGGTGTTCGCGATGCCGCCCCGGGACGACGCACCGCCCCAGGAGATCGTCCAGGGCTTCCTCGAGGCACTCACCAGCGACGACCCGGGCTACGCGACGGCACGCCAGTACCTGGCCACCAAAACCGCCCAGAAATGGCAGCCCGAACGGTCCACGACGGTCCTGGCGGACGGACCCGCCACCGAGACCGTCCCCGCCGGGAGCAGGGAGGACGGCGACGACTACTCGTACGTCCTGACCGGCACGAAGGTCGCCACCGTCGACGCCCAGCAGTCGTACTCGCCCGCCTCCGGCAACTACGGGCAGACAGTCCACCTCACCCGCGACAAGAAGACCCGGCAGTGGCGCATCGACGCGCTCCCCTCGGGCGTCGTCATGGGCAAGTCCGACTTCCAGCGCAACTACGTGTCCGTCAACAAGTACTACTTCGCCTCCAACACCACGGCCGACGGCTCCGGCCAGCCCATGGCCGTCGCCGACCCCGTCTACGTACGGGAACGCGTCGACCCCATGACACAGATGGTGCGCTCCGTGCTCACCGGACCCACCAGTTGGCTGCGCCACGTCGTCAGATCCAGCTTCCCCACGGGCACCGCGCTGCCCAAGGGCGTCACGTCGCTCACACCCGACGACCAGAACAAACTCACCGTGCCGCTGAACGACAAGGCGGCCCACATCGGGCAGAGCAAGTGCGACGAGATGGCGGCACAACTGCTGTTCTCCCTGCAGAGCCTCACCCCCACCATCGACGAGATCGCACTGCGCGCGGGCGGCACACAACTGTGCGCCCTGACCGAGGACCGGGCCGCCGCCGTCGCCGCCCGCGGCTCCGAGAGCAACCCCGGCTACCTGTACTTCATCGACGGCCAGCACCGCCTCGTCCGCATGACGAGCGGCAGCGGCAACACCAGGGCCGAACCCGTGCCCGGAGCGCTCGGCGACGGCGCCAAGGCCCTGCGCTCGGTCGCCGTGGCCCGCGACGAACACAGCGCGGCCGGAGTCGCCCTCGACGGCAAGGCGCTCTACGTCACCTCCACCGTCACGGGCAGCTCCATCGGCGACCCCGTACTCCAGAGCAAGGGCAAGACCGAGACCGACCGGCTCACCACGCCCAGTTGGGACGCCCAGGGCGACCTGTGGGTGGCCGACCGCGACCCCGACGACCCCCGGCTGCTCCTGCTGGCGAAGGGCGGCGGCCAGCCCCTGGAGGTCCTCACGCCGGGCCTGGACGGCCGGATCAACGCCGTGCGCGTGGCCGCCGACGGGGTGCGGATCGCGCTCGTCGTGGACAAGGGCGGCAGGCAGTCCCTGCTCATCGGGCGGATCGAACGGGGCGAACGAGGCGAGCAGGGCGAACGAGGTCCGGGCAGCGGCGCACAGGCCTCCGCGCAGGTCTCGGTCCAGGAACTGCGCTCCGCGACACCGGAGCTGGAACAGGTCAGGACCATGTCGTGGGCCGGGGACAGCCGGCTCGTGGTCGTCGGGCGCGAGGCCGGCGGCGTGGAACAGGCGCAGTACGTGCAGTGCGACGGCTCGATCCCCGAGGCGGGCACCCTTCCCGGCCTCACCGAGGTCACCAGCATCGCCGCCTCCGAGGACAGCGACACCCCGCTGTTCGCGACCTCCAAGGACGGGCTGCTGTGGCTGCCCGGCGGGAGTGGATGGCGGACGCTGAAGGAGACCGCTTCCGTCGCGTTCTACCCGGGGTGA
- the mtrB gene encoding MtrAB system histidine kinase MtrB encodes MSGDSAASAPGRSGARPERPVGRKTPGSRGPRGPRGPRGSRFARLLEGGLLQGGVQGSPVLRLLLRWVRRPLLPVMRLWRRNIQLKVVATTLLMSLGVVLLLGFVVIGQVRNGLLDAKVKASQSQATGGFAVAKQKADEAASATADDGTPADGRASQNVIEWMSELVSSLSSGGQGAFDVVTLPPGDDSEAGRGPRASGFVDPNKSVPENLRARVNTSTGAVQSYSRIRYSNHKESQPALVIGKQVNDPNGDPYELYYLFPLTQEEKSLSLVKGTLATAGLFVVVLLGAIAWLVVRQVVTPVRMAAGIAERLSAGRLQERMKVTGEDDIARLGEAFNKMAQNLQLKIQQLEDLSRMQRRFVSDVSHELRTPLTTVRMAADVIHDARVDFDPVTARSAELLADQLDRFETLLADLLEISRFDAGAAALEAEPIDLRQVVRRVVSGAAPLAERKGTTVHVIGDQQPVVAEADARRVERVLRNLVVNAVEHGEGKDVIVKLAAAGGAVAIAVRDYGVGLKPGEATRVFSRFWRADPARARTTGGTGLGLSIALEDARLHGGWLQAWGEPGGGSQFRLTLPRTADEPLRGSPIPLEPKDSRRNRGERDDAGQPRGGEKSATVPVRPAGEQQSAARTPLTPRTATVAPTADPTALPGNGARVVSRPAAPGTSTGTGAGGRRPEEPPGAAGGTGDAADTADGADTADTADMADAGATGATGATGAALRGTPGRRGAGAGARAEGSDEQGEAFRGR; translated from the coding sequence ATGTCCGGGGACAGTGCCGCTTCGGCCCCCGGTCGGTCCGGGGCCCGTCCGGAGCGGCCTGTCGGCCGTAAGACACCGGGGTCACGGGGGCCAAGAGGGCCGCGGGGGCCGCGGGGTTCACGCTTCGCGCGCCTCCTCGAAGGCGGGCTCCTCCAGGGCGGGGTGCAGGGCAGCCCGGTCCTGAGGCTGCTGCTGCGCTGGGTGCGCCGGCCGCTGCTGCCCGTCATGCGGCTGTGGCGGCGCAACATCCAGCTCAAGGTCGTCGCCACGACACTGCTGATGTCACTGGGCGTCGTCCTGCTGCTGGGCTTCGTCGTCATCGGGCAGGTCCGCAACGGGCTGCTGGACGCCAAGGTCAAGGCGTCCCAGAGCCAGGCCACCGGCGGATTCGCCGTGGCCAAGCAGAAGGCCGACGAGGCCGCCAGCGCGACCGCGGACGACGGGACCCCGGCGGACGGCCGCGCCTCGCAGAACGTCATCGAATGGATGAGCGAACTCGTGTCGTCGCTGTCCAGCGGCGGCCAGGGCGCCTTCGACGTGGTCACCCTGCCCCCCGGCGACGACAGCGAAGCCGGACGCGGACCGCGCGCCTCCGGCTTCGTCGACCCCAACAAGAGCGTCCCCGAGAACCTGCGCGCACGGGTCAACACCAGCACCGGCGCGGTCCAGAGCTACTCCCGCATCCGCTACAGCAACCACAAGGAGTCCCAGCCGGCCCTGGTCATCGGCAAGCAGGTCAACGACCCCAACGGCGACCCGTACGAGCTGTACTACCTCTTCCCGCTGACGCAGGAGGAGAAGTCGCTCAGCCTGGTCAAGGGCACGCTGGCGACCGCCGGACTCTTCGTCGTCGTCCTCCTGGGCGCGATCGCCTGGCTCGTGGTGCGGCAGGTCGTCACGCCCGTGCGGATGGCCGCCGGGATCGCCGAGCGGCTGTCCGCCGGGCGGCTGCAGGAACGGATGAAGGTCACCGGCGAGGACGACATCGCGCGCCTCGGCGAGGCCTTCAACAAGATGGCCCAGAACCTCCAGCTGAAGATCCAGCAGCTGGAGGACCTGTCACGGATGCAGCGGCGGTTCGTGTCCGACGTCTCGCACGAACTGCGGACACCGCTGACGACCGTCCGCATGGCCGCCGACGTCATCCACGACGCCCGCGTCGACTTCGACCCCGTCACCGCCCGGTCCGCGGAACTCCTCGCCGACCAGCTCGACCGGTTCGAGACGCTCCTCGCCGACCTGCTGGAGATCAGCCGCTTCGACGCCGGCGCCGCCGCCCTCGAAGCCGAGCCGATCGACCTCAGGCAGGTCGTACGGCGGGTCGTCAGCGGGGCCGCGCCGCTCGCCGAACGCAAGGGGACGACCGTCCACGTCATCGGCGACCAGCAGCCCGTCGTCGCCGAGGCCGACGCCCGGCGCGTGGAGCGGGTGCTGCGCAACCTGGTCGTCAACGCCGTGGAACACGGCGAGGGCAAGGACGTCATCGTCAAACTGGCCGCCGCGGGCGGGGCCGTCGCCATCGCCGTGCGCGACTACGGCGTCGGGCTCAAGCCCGGCGAGGCCACCCGCGTCTTCAGCCGGTTCTGGCGCGCCGACCCGGCACGCGCGCGTACCACCGGCGGCACCGGCCTGGGGCTGTCCATCGCCCTGGAGGACGCCCGGCTGCACGGCGGCTGGCTACAGGCCTGGGGAGAGCCCGGCGGCGGCTCCCAGTTCCGGCTGACGCTGCCCAGGACCGCCGACGAGCCGCTGCGGGGCTCACCGATACCGCTCGAACCCAAGGACTCCCGCCGCAACCGGGGAGAACGCGACGACGCCGGCCAGCCGCGCGGCGGCGAGAAGAGCGCCACGGTGCCCGTACGGCCCGCCGGCGAGCAGCAGTCCGCCGCACGCACCCCGCTCACGCCCCGCACGGCCACCGTGGCCCCCACGGCCGACCCGACGGCCCTGCCCGGCAACGGCGCGCGTGTGGTGTCCCGGCCCGCCGCCCCGGGCACGAGCACGGGCACGGGTGCCGGCGGACGGCGGCCGGAAGAGCCGCCTGGGGCGGCCGGTGGTACGGGTGATGCGGCCGACACGGCTGATGGGGCCGATACGGCCGATACGGCCGATATGGCTGACGCGGGTGCTACGGGTGCTACGGGTGCTACGGGTGCGGCGTTGAGGGGGACTCCGGGACGGCGGGGAGCCGGGGCCGGGGCCAGGGCAGAGGGCTCGGACGAGCAAGGGGAGGCATTTCGTGGGCGGTGA
- the mtrA gene encoding two-component system response regulator MtrA codes for MMSFMKGRVLVVDDDTALAEMLGIVLRGEGFEPSFVADGDKALAAFREAKPDLVLLDLMLPGRDGIEVCRLIRAESGVPIVMLTAKSDTVDVVVGLESGADDYIVKPFKPKELVARIRARLRRSEEPTPEQLAIGDLVIDVAGHSVKRDGQSIALTPLEFDLLVALARKPWQVFTREVLLEQVWGYRHAADTRLVNVHVQRLRSKVEKDPERPEIVVTVRGVGYKAGPS; via the coding sequence ATGATGTCGTTTATGAAGGGACGAGTCCTTGTCGTCGACGACGACACCGCACTGGCCGAGATGCTCGGCATCGTGCTGCGTGGTGAAGGTTTTGAGCCGTCTTTCGTAGCCGACGGTGACAAGGCGCTGGCTGCTTTCCGTGAGGCGAAACCCGACCTGGTGCTGCTGGACCTGATGCTGCCCGGCCGGGACGGCATCGAGGTGTGCCGCCTGATCAGGGCGGAGTCCGGGGTGCCGATCGTGATGCTCACGGCGAAGAGCGACACCGTCGACGTGGTCGTCGGCCTCGAGTCCGGCGCCGACGACTACATCGTGAAGCCGTTCAAGCCGAAGGAGCTGGTCGCCCGGATCCGGGCCCGGCTGCGCAGGTCGGAGGAGCCGACGCCCGAGCAGCTCGCCATAGGCGACCTGGTCATCGACGTGGCCGGGCACTCCGTGAAGCGGGACGGGCAGTCGATCGCGCTGACACCGCTGGAGTTCGACCTGCTGGTCGCGCTCGCGCGCAAGCCCTGGCAGGTGTTCACCCGCGAGGTGCTCCTCGAGCAGGTGTGGGGCTACCGGCACGCCGCCGACACCCGCCTGGTCAACGTGCACGTCCAGCGGCTGCGCTCCAAGGTCGAGAAGGATCCCGAGCGGCCCGAGATCGTGGTGACCGTCCGTGGCGTCGGATACAAGGCAGGGCCCAGCTGA
- a CDS encoding GNAT family N-acetyltransferase produces the protein MSDPSRDRIERYYATVPLLFADAEDFGPLRLFVRREPGAPYYGGPGHAQPTAAGAASVGSADIARVRARQRELGVPEAFEWLAESAPALRARIEAAGLSVLRRPLMLLPPHHPLPPQPLPDGVTLRALTEDDPALPAALALPRLAFAQPPTPTAGASDRTELSRLAAELAEDGTVAAVRPTLRAGHKTLVAALAPDGTPLATGHYHPATGTTEIGGVGTLPSARRQGLAAAVTAALVGHARDHGVDTIFLAYAEETAARIYARLGFRPAGTTLLIAGQPARS, from the coding sequence ATGAGCGACCCGTCGCGCGACCGCATCGAGCGGTACTACGCCACCGTGCCCCTCCTCTTCGCCGACGCCGAGGACTTCGGCCCGCTGCGCCTGTTCGTACGGCGGGAGCCGGGCGCCCCGTACTACGGCGGCCCCGGCCACGCCCAGCCCACCGCGGCGGGCGCGGCTTCCGTCGGCTCCGCCGACATCGCCCGGGTGCGGGCCCGCCAGCGCGAACTCGGTGTGCCGGAGGCGTTCGAATGGCTCGCCGAGTCGGCGCCGGCGCTGCGCGCCCGTATCGAGGCCGCAGGCCTCTCGGTGCTACGACGCCCGCTCATGCTCCTCCCACCCCACCACCCGCTCCCTCCGCAGCCCCTGCCGGACGGTGTGACCCTTCGCGCGCTGACCGAGGACGACCCCGCGCTCCCCGCCGCACTCGCCCTCCCCCGTCTGGCCTTCGCCCAGCCGCCCACCCCGACGGCCGGCGCGTCGGACCGTACGGAACTGTCGAGGCTGGCCGCGGAGTTGGCCGAGGACGGCACGGTGGCCGCCGTCCGCCCCACGCTTCGCGCCGGACACAAGACGCTCGTCGCCGCCCTCGCCCCGGACGGCACCCCGCTCGCGACCGGCCACTACCACCCGGCGACCGGCACCACGGAGATCGGCGGCGTCGGCACCCTGCCCTCCGCCCGCCGCCAGGGTCTGGCCGCCGCCGTGACAGCGGCGCTGGTCGGCCACGCCCGCGACCACGGCGTCGACACGATCTTCCTCGCCTACGCGGAGGAGACCGCCGCCCGCATCTACGCCCGCCTCGGCTTCCGCCCCGCCGGCACGACCCTGCTGATCGCCGGCCAGCCCGCCCGCTCGTAG
- the mtnA gene encoding S-methyl-5-thioribose-1-phosphate isomerase: protein MADQYARPGEDKGPPAQTPAIRWEELPEGPVLVVLDQTRLPAEEVELVCTDASVLVEAIRSLAVRGAPLLGIAGAYGVALAAARGFDVDEAANALAGARPTAVNLSVGVRRARSAYRAGAVRGGDPGQGARAALAAARQLHREDAAASARMAGHGLALLDELLPGGGHRVLTHCNTGSLVSGGEGTAFAVALAAHRAGRLRRLWVDETRPLLQGARLTAYEAARNGMAYTLLTDSAAGSLFAAGEVDAVLIGADRIAADGSVANKVGSYPLAVLARYHHVPFIVVAPVTTVDARTPDGASIEVEQRPGFEVTEVMAAQAPVTGAGGGIPVAPLGTQAYNPAFDVTPPELLTAIVTEEGAISPVTADALAELCGRARQDGDPD from the coding sequence ATGGCTGATCAGTACGCGCGACCCGGCGAGGACAAGGGGCCGCCGGCCCAGACACCGGCGATCCGTTGGGAGGAGCTGCCCGAAGGTCCCGTACTGGTCGTTCTCGACCAGACGAGACTGCCGGCCGAAGAAGTCGAACTGGTGTGTACGGACGCGTCCGTGCTGGTGGAGGCGATCCGCTCGCTGGCCGTGCGGGGAGCGCCGCTGCTCGGGATCGCCGGAGCGTACGGCGTCGCGCTCGCCGCCGCGCGCGGCTTCGACGTGGACGAGGCCGCGAACGCGCTGGCGGGCGCCCGGCCCACCGCGGTGAACCTGTCCGTCGGCGTGCGCCGGGCCCGGTCCGCCTACCGGGCGGGAGCCGTTCGGGGCGGTGATCCGGGGCAGGGTGCGCGGGCGGCGCTGGCGGCCGCGCGGCAACTGCACCGGGAGGACGCCGCGGCCAGTGCCCGGATGGCCGGGCACGGGCTGGCGCTCCTCGACGAGCTGCTGCCCGGCGGCGGGCACCGTGTCCTCACGCACTGCAACACCGGTTCGCTGGTGTCGGGCGGGGAGGGGACCGCGTTCGCGGTGGCGCTCGCCGCGCACCGGGCGGGACGGCTGCGCCGGCTGTGGGTGGACGAGACGCGTCCGCTGCTGCAGGGCGCCCGCCTCACGGCGTACGAGGCGGCGCGCAACGGCATGGCGTACACCCTGCTGACGGACAGCGCGGCGGGCTCGCTGTTCGCGGCGGGAGAGGTGGACGCGGTGCTGATCGGCGCGGACCGGATCGCGGCCGACGGGTCGGTGGCGAACAAGGTGGGGAGTTATCCGCTCGCGGTGCTCGCGCGCTACCACCATGTGCCGTTCATCGTGGTGGCGCCGGTGACGACGGTGGATGCGCGGACGCCGGACGGGGCGTCGATCGAGGTGGAGCAGCGTCCCGGGTTCGAGGTGACGGAGGTCATGGCGGCCCAGGCGCCGGTGACGGGAGCGGGAGGAGGGATTCCGGTGGCGCCCTTGGGGACGCAGGCGTACAACCCGGCGTTCGACGTGACGCCGCCCGAGCTGCTGACGGCGATCGTCACGGAGGAGGGCGCGATATCGCCGGTGACGGCCGATGCGCTGGCCGAACTGTGCGGCCGGGCACGCCAGGACGGGGACCCGGACTGA